Proteins encoded together in one Anguilla anguilla isolate fAngAng1 chromosome 9, fAngAng1.pri, whole genome shotgun sequence window:
- the LOC118236176 gene encoding transcription factor p65-like isoform X2, which yields MDGLFGWAQAPPPVAENPYIEIIEQPKQRGMRFRYKIEGRSAGSILGERSNDTAKTYPSIKIHNYSGPIHMRISLVTKNMPYKPHPHELVGKGCNNGFYEADLQERRIHSFQNLGVQCVRKNDVAKAISSRLDTFNNPFKIPDADVWAEEYDLNAVRLCFQASITLPSGELHALTPVVSHPIYDNRAASTAELKICRVNSNSGSCRGGDEIFLLCDKVQKEDIEVRFFLDSWEGKGSFSQADVHRQVAIVFRTPPFRDTNLSRPVQVHLELRRPSDGEVSKPLEFQYLPAQQDEYGLIEKRKRTEGMFQNLKLNSVTTGSVAANRRPISTPRRTVTATKPSVPRAQAAARPSVPVVPVKTEPSFALQPGHMFLSQPKLEVAPATNTWLFQQHPSKPAPAASFPAPVLPPSQTQEYPTVNLSDLYGFSFPVLPSTQQPGGGPSAGGVAGVGAGGGAEVTQLTVPAEQPPGSSGGLGAQFGTASMASCDEDLLPEFPSFSEVQSYEGLDNISADEDFQALLGQGQGGISGDGAGLGNSMPHPPAHIPNQGGVDQGGCGGTWMSYPNSILSLLQTEDVPMDGPAPNPAPLPVLDVLDELNSLDEDRLMSILGNNRQASFTSGQPT from the exons GGCTGTTCGGCTGGGCCCAGGCACCGCCACCGGTTGCAG AGAACCCGTACATCGAGATCATCGAGCAGCCCAAGCAGAGGGGCATGCGCTTCCGCTACAAGATCGAGGGCCGGTCCGCCGGCAGCATCCTGGGGGAGAGGAGCAACGACACCGCCAAGACGTACCCCTCCATcaag ATCCATAACTACAGTGGCCCAATACATATGCGCATCTCCTTGGTAACCAAGAACATGCCGTACAAGCCACACCCGCACGAGCTGGTGGGGAAGGGCTGCAACAATGGCTTCTACGAAGCCGACCTGCAGGAGAGACGCATTCACAG CTTTCAGAACTTGGGTGTCCAATGTGTGAGGAAGAATGACGTGGCTAAGGCCATTTCCAGTAGGCTGGACACATTCAACAATCCTTTCAAAA TTCCAGACGCTGACGTTTGGGCGGAGGAGTACGACCTGAACGCGGTGCGTCTGTGTTTCCAGGCCTCCATCACCCTGCCCAGCGGCGAGCTTCACGCCCTCACACCTGTGGTCTCCCACCCCATCTACGACAACC GGGCGGCTAGCACGGCGGAGCTGAAGATCTGTCGTGTGAACAGCAACTCTGGGAGCTGCAGAGGGGGAGACGAGATCTttctgctttgtgacaaagtgCAGAAAG aggacATCGAGGTGCGCTTCTTCCTGGACTCCTGGGAGGGCAAGGGATCGTTCTCCCAGGCCGACGTGCACCGGCAGGTGGCCATCGTCTTCCGCACGCCCCCCTTCAGGGACACCAACCTCAGCCGGCCCGTCCAGGTGCACCTGGAGCTCCGCCGGCCCTCGGACGGCGAGGTCAGCAAGCCGCTGGAGTTCCAGTACCTGCCTGCCCAGCAAG ACGAGTACGGACTGATTGAGAAGAGGAAACGCACAGAGGGAATGTTCCAGAACCTGAAGCTGAACTCTGTCACCACCG GTTCTGTTGCAGCCAATAGGAGGCCTATCAGCACACCCAGACGGACTGTAACCGCCACTAAGCCTTCAGTCCCCAGGGCCCAGGCCG cGGCGAGGCCGTCAGTTCCCGTGGTGCCCGTGAAGACCGAGCCTAGCTTCGCCTTGCAGCCAGGCCACATGTTCTTGTCCCAGCCCAAACTGGAGGTGGCGCCAGCCACCAACACCTGGCTCTTCCAGCAGCATCCATCGAAACCCGCCCCGGCGGCCAGCTTCCCGGCCCCTGTCCTGCCCCCGTCCCAGACCCAGGAGTACCCCACCGTCAACCTCTCTGACCTGTACGGCTTCAGCTTCCCTGTGCTCCCCAGCACCCAGCAGCCTGGAGGTGGCCCCAGtgcagggggcgtggccggggtcggggccgggggcggagcaGAGGTCACACAGCTCACCGTGCCTGCCGAGCAGCCCCCCGGTTCCTCAGGGGGCCTGGGGGCCCAGTTTGGGACGGCGAGCATGGCCTCCTGCGATGAGGACCTGCTGCCTGAGTTTCCCAGTTTCTCCGAGGTCCAGTCGTACGAGGGGCTGGACAACATCAGCGCTGACGAGGACTTCCAGGCCCTgctgggacagggacagggcGGGATTTCTggggatggggcggggctgggaaaTTCCAtgccacacccccccgcccacatcCCTAACCAAGGGGGAGTGGACCAGGGTGGGTGCGGGGGCACCTGGATGAGCTACCCCAACAGCATCCTGAGCCTACTGCAAACAGAGGATGTGCCGATGGATGGCCCtgcccctaaccccgcccccctccctgtgctGGATGTCCTGGATGAGCTCAACTCCCTGGACGAAGACCGCCTCATGTCCATCCTGGGCAACAACAGGCAGGCCAGCTTCACATCAGGACAGCCCACCTAA